One Oncorhynchus masou masou isolate Uvic2021 chromosome 2, UVic_Omas_1.1, whole genome shotgun sequence genomic region harbors:
- the LOC135504118 gene encoding neuronal acetylcholine receptor subunit alpha-5-like, which produces MLRVGPAATTLLLLLSYCCCHLCHSLGIPKLSSYAKTEDKLFKNLFRNYQKWVRPVEYLNGTVRVRFGLAISQLVDVDEKNQLMTTNVWMKQEWLDMKLRWNTDDYLGITTIRVPSDSIWIPDIVLYDNADGRFEGSVTKAVVKYDGTITWTQPANYKSACIIDVTFFPFDLQNCSMKFGSWTYDGSQVDILLEDFHVDKRDYFDSGEWDIVKATGSRGLRMDGSCHFPFITYSFIIRRLPLFYTLFLIIPCIGLSFLTILVFYLPSNGGEKISLCTSVLVSLTVFLLVIEEIIPSSSKVIPLIGEYLVFTMIFVTLSIVITVFTINIHHRSTSMHQGMAPWVRRIFLHRLPKLLCMRSHVDRYATPGGARAGLAGREGAGLAGREGAGLAGREGTVGGIMKSTPHLSPTNNLQAALDSIRYITMHVVKENEVREVVQDWKFVAQVLDRVFLWTFLLVSVLGSALLFIPVIYKWAKIIVPNHAGGSG; this is translated from the exons ATGCTGAGAGTTGGGCCAGCGGCCACCACTCTACTCCTGCTGCTGTCATACTGCTGCTGCCACCTGTGTCACTCTCTGG GAATCCCTAAACTGTCCTCCTATGCCAAGACAGAGGACAAACTGTTCAAGAACCTCTTCAGAAACTACCAGAAATGGGTGAGGCCTGTGGAATACCTCAACGGCACAGTACGGGTCAGATTTGGACTGGCCATCTCCCAGCTAGTGGACGTG GACGAGAAGAACCAGTTGATGACAACCAATGTGTGGATGAAACAG GAATGGTTGGACATGAAGCTACGCTGGAACACTGATGACTACCTGGGCATCACTACCATCAGAGTCCCATCGGACTCCATCTGGATCCCAGACATTGTGCTCTATGACAA TGCCGATGGACGTTTTGAGGGCTCTGTCACCAAGGCTGTTGTCAAGTATGATGGCACCATCACCTGGACACAGCCCGCTAACTACAAGTCAGCCTGCATCATCGATGTCACCTTCTTCCCCTTTGATCTGCAGAACTGCTCCATGAAGTTTGGCTCCTGGACCTATGATGGCTCACAG GTTGACATCCTCCTGGAGGACTTTCATGTGGATAAGAGGGACTACTTTGACAGTGGCGAATGGGATATAGTGAAAGCAACAGGCAGCCGTGGTCTGAGGATGGACGGATCCTGCCACTTCCCCTTCATCACCTACTCCTTCATCATCCGCAGACTGCCGCTCTTCTACACCCTCTTCCTTATTATCCCTTGTATCGGCCTTTCTTTCCTCACCATCCTGGTCTTCTACCTGCCTTCCAACGGCGGGGAGAAGATCTCCCTGTGCACCTCTGTGCTGGTGTCCCTCACAGTCTTCCTTCTCGTGATCGAGGAGATAATTCCGTCCTCCTCCAAGGTCATCCCTCTGATTGGGGAGTACCTGGTGTTCACCATGATCTTTGTCACGCTCTCCATTGTCATCACCGTCTTTACCATCAACATCCACCACCGCTCCACGTCCATGCACCAAGGCATGGCGCCCTGGGTGCGTCGTATCTTCCTGCACAGGCTGCCTAAGCTGCTGTGTATGCGCAGCCACGTGGACCGCTATGCTACCCCCGGTGGGGCCAGAGCAGGActtgcagggagagagggggcaggactggcagggagagagggggcaggactggcagggagagaggggacagtagGGGGCATTATGAAGTCCACGCCTCATCTCTCCCCCACGAATAACCTGCAGGCTGCTTTGGACTCTATCCGTTACATCACCATGCATGTGGTCAAGGAGAACGAGGTCAGAGAG gtggtgCAGGATTGGAAGTTTGTGGCTCAGGTTCTGGATCGTGTGTTCCTGTGGACCTTCCTCctggtctcagtactgggctctgctctgctcttcatCCCTGTCATCTACAAATGGGCAAAGATCATCGTCCCCAACCATGCAGGCGGCAGTGGATAA
- the LOC135504103 gene encoding UDP-glucuronosyltransferase 2A1-like, producing the protein MASYNGSISSYFLISLLVASWRIYDGGKILVFPLEGSHWVNMDILIKALHSQGHTITVVRTTQSWYIKEESLHYSSITIPVIDGVEFEEFVKPIVKKVIDIERGTSSVLNFIHLQIEMFSAMSKVHGLECDMATAVLEDKDLMKTLEENQYDLVLTDPAWGTGILVAHYLQLPLVYNVRWITSGEGHLAIAPSPMSYIPMTGSGLSHKMTFTERVKNMIFYLLWEVQYRLVIQPHYQAVCDVFFQPGVDFYELLQGADLWLMRVDFVFEFPRPTMPNVIYMAGFQCKPAKPLPQELEEFVQSSGNYGVIIMSLGTFVSEFPHDIADVIAAAFAQLPQKVIWRHKGDRPATLGNNTLLVDWMPQNDLLGHPMTRLFVAHGGTNGVQEAIYHGIPVVGLPLFFDQYDNLLRLKKRGGAKLLSMATVDKNYNFLEALQEVLDEPSYRTNMQRLSRLHRDVPMEPLDTALFWIEFVMRHKGAAHLRTESYRMPWYSYHSVDVVLILLAVVVVLILLLVAIVRYLSVRSCLKRKIKSE; encoded by the coding sequence ATGGCAAGCTACAATGGAAGCATAAGCTCATACTTTCTCATATCTTTACTGGTTGCTTCTTGGAGAATCTACGATGGTGGGAAAATTCTGGTATTTCCCTTAGAAGGTAGTCACTGGGTGAACATGGACATTCTGATCAAGGCTCTTCACTCTCAGGGACACACCATCACCGTAGTACGGACAACTCAAAGTTGGTATATTAAAGAAGAGTCTCTACATTACAGTTCTATTACAATACCTGTCATTGATGGTGTGGAATTTGAGGAATTTGTAAAGCCAATCGTAAAGAAAGTAATTGATATAGAGAGAGGAACAAGCTCTGTATTAAactttatacatttgcaaatcgAGATGTTCTCTGCAATGTCTAAGGTTCATGGACTGGAATGTGACATGGCAACTGCTGTATTGGAAGACAAGGATTTAATGAAGACCCTGGAGGAGAACCAGTATGACCTGGTGCTTACTGACCCAGCATGGGGGACCGGTATTTTGGTGGCTCATTATCTTCAGCTACCTCTAGTCTACAATGTACGGTGGATAACCAGTGGAGAGGGACATTTAGCCATTGCGCCATCCCCCATGTCTTATATTCCAATGACTGGATCAGGGCTCTCACACAAAATGACCTTCACAGAGAGAGTAAAGAATATGATTTTCTATTTGCTTTGGGAAGTTCAGTACAGACTTGTAATCCAGCCACATTACCAGGCTGTTTGTGATGTGTTTTTCCAACCAGGTGTGGACTTCTATGAGTTATTACAGGGGGCTGATCTATGGCTCATGAGAGTTGACTTTGTGTTTGAGTTCCCTCGTCCCACCATGCCTAATGTTATCTATATGGCAGGGTTCCAATGTAAACCTGCAAAGCCTCTTCCCCAAGAACTAGAGGAGTTTGTTCAGAGTTCTGGGAATTATGGAGTCATTATCATGTCTTTGGGGACTTTTGTGTCTGAGTTTCCACATGATATAGCTGATGTGATAGCTGCTGCTTTTGCCCAACTACCTCAGAAGGTAATCTGGAGACACAAAGGAGACAGGCCAGCTACTCTGGGCAACAATACCTTACTAGTTGACTGGATGCCGCAAAATGATCTGTTAGGACATCCAATGACGAGGCTGTTTGTAGCTCATGGAGGAACAAATGGGGTTCAAGAGGCTATTTACCATGGAATTCCTGTTGTGGGTCTACCTCTGTTTTTTGATCAATATGACAACCTCCTTCGTCTGAAAAAAAGAGGAGGAGCGAAGCTTTTATCCATGGCAACAGTAGACAAGAACTATAACTTCCTGGAGGCCTTGCAGGAAGTTCTGGATGAGCCATCCTACAGGACGAACATGCAGAGACTCTCCAGGCTACACAGGGACGTGCCAATGGAGCCCCTGGACACTGCCCTCTTCTGGATTGAGTTTGTCATGAGACACAAAGGTGCTGCTCACCTGCGTACAGAGTCCTACAGAATGCCTTGGTACTCCTACCACTCTGTAGATGTTGTCCTGATATTGTTGGCTGTTGTAGTAGTGCTTATTCTTCTTCTTGTTGCAATAGTCAGATATTTAAGCGTTAGAAGTTGCTTGAAAAGAAAGATTAAAAGTGAATGA